The DNA window GAAAAATCGATGTCGGATGTTCACCGACCCAGAAAGTCCTTGTCTGATCCGAACAATAGCTGTCCAGGCGGCATCCCGTATCCACAAGGACCGGGCAGTTGTCGGTGATAACTGTTTCCCCCGGAACAGCGTGGGGCAGAGCGCTGTTGGGACCGACGGCTGCAATGGTTTCGAAACTGAGTTCCGAGGCACCCTGTTCCCTGAACAATTGTTCGATTTTCCAGGCCAGGGAGGCCTCGGCCATGCCCGGGGCGAGAAGGGGCTCAATCTGTGCAAGGACCTTGTGATTCAATGCACAGCTGTTTTTAAGGGCTTGTATTTCTGTGGCATCCTTGATGGTCCTGAGCTCTTCCACCAGATTCCTGGTGGGGATGAGGTCCAGGCTTTTGCCAAGAGCCTTGTACTGGGCAACCGACATGGACCCGGCTTCAATGCCCAGAGTACGGATGCCCCTGTCGCGGAGCCAGGTTGCCATGTGCTCGTCCTTGTTCCCCGAATAAATGAAGATGCGATCCTGGGGCCAGATCCTGGCGGCCGCGTCCTTGTACCGGCCATCCGTAAACAGCCAGGCTTCTCCTTCGGAGGTCATCAGGATACATCCCGAACTCTCATTGCACTGGGGATCGTGGAGCTCGAAACCGGAAAGATAAAAGCGGTTGGCTGCATGGGTGACAAGCAACGCCTTGAGATTGTGGTGTTGCAGCGTGAGGGCGAGTTTTTTTTGACGTTTTTGAACGATTGTCATCATGTTGG is part of the Desulfoplanes formicivorans genome and encodes:
- a CDS encoding M24 family metallopeptidase; the protein is MMTIVQKRQKKLALTLQHHNLKALLVTHAANRFYLSGFELHDPQCNESSGCILMTSEGEAWLFTDGRYKDAAARIWPQDRIFIYSGNKDEHMATWLRDRGIRTLGIEAGSMSVAQYKALGKSLDLIPTRNLVEELRTIKDATEIQALKNSCALNHKVLAQIEPLLAPGMAEASLAWKIEQLFREQGASELSFETIAAVGPNSALPHAVPGETVITDNCPVLVDTGCRLDSYCSDQTRTFWVGEHPTSIFQETLKHVQEAQRLAIEHYLPGKAIKDADQAARNYFAKHGLDNHFTHSLGHGVGLETHEPPAVGPRSQAVFKPGMVVTAEPGLYYPQWGGVRWEHMVVITENGHEIL